TTTCCCGCAGACGTTATGGCATTTTGAACTGATTGACCATCATTGAAACATTCGTGGTGAAATACATCCAGCAACACAGGGACATTTGTTTTGTCATATATTTTTAGACAATCATTTAAGCTAAAACGAAAATCATCATTTTCTATGACCAGTCTTGACTTTACAGCATCAGTCAAGAGTGTATTGTAGTTTTTGATGAACCTATCCGAAGAGGCTATTTTGTCATTATAAGTCCCTCCAACGTGGATCTGAATTTTTGCAGTATTGTCTAGATTCATTGTGTTGAGAAAGGCAATTTGGTAATTGATTTCTCTTAATCCGGCTTTTACAACTTCCTTATTAGGTGAATTCAATATGACAAATTGGTCTGGGTGCATCGATATTCTAATTTTATTTTCTTTAACAATTTGACCTATACTAATCAAATCTTTCTCGAAATAATTTTCCCAATCAAATTTGCATATTGGATGTGAAGCAAATGGTATTATGTCAGAACTGATTCTAAAAAACAGGAAGTTATGGTGAATATTATATCTCAGGATTTCTCTCAATACATCCAGATTATAACTAACCGCCTTGACTAAGTTTTCTTCAGAATAAGATGATAATCTAAAGGTGGATATGGTTTTTTTTCCTAATGATTGGTTAATGCATGGATATCCTATTTTCATATCCTCAGACTTTATCTTCGAAATAATGTTGGAGATTTGTTCTGACAACGAATGATTCGCCCTTTGTATCAACTTAGAAAATCATTTTGGCTATTATTACCAGGGACCTTTTGATATTTGATGTTTTGTTTTTCGGGTCAGTTATAGGGTATAGTCTCAGGGTTATTTTGTCTGACTTTTTTATCAACTGAATAAAGTAATTTTGGGAAAATCCCGATTCGATTGTAATTGTGTTTATGAGTATAGTATCTTTGGAAGTATTTTGAAATGATTCCTTAAAATTATAAATGCATCCACCATCGAAGTTGCTTCTAATAATACGACCCTTAAAGTTTGTATGAATTAGGTCAAAGTTGACTCGACTACTTATAATAATGTGAGGCATATCCAAGAATGTGCTATTTTATTGTTGACCTTTGAACAACACTAAAATTGGACAAACAAAAATCTTGTTGACATTTTTCTCAAAACTTTATACTTTGTCGTAAAACGGGAAAAAAGATGATTTAATGCCACTAATACCACTGAGAATAAATCTAATCCTAATGAAAACATGATGCAATGAAGATATATTTTCTAGTCAATAGTTCATTCTCACAGCTGAGGAGGTTTTGAGTTCCATTAGTCTACCCGAAATGTATCCCAAAAGTACGCCGTAAATTATATGAAAAGCTAGGGAACCCATTATGATTACCGGGTAAAGGCCTTCAAAGTTTGTAACTAGAGAATATACATACTGATTAGGTGTCATAGAATTTCTAAACGAAACGATCATCGGCTGGATAATAAATGTCGCTACTGGTACAAATAACAATGTCCATAATATTACTCCTACAATAATGCCAGTTACCATCCCATGCTTTGCATTATAAGGAGAGATACGTCGCCAAAATATAGACACTTGACCAAATATGTTACCAGCAATGGTACCTGTTAATATATGTAAAGTAAAACCAATCAAAGCAGCCGTAGCCGGATCATAGAAACCCAATGAAACTCCTATCATTCCAAAAAATGAGCCAGGTGGGGTTTGAGAGATAACATCTATTGAAACCAACAATCCTGATATTCCCCACGATGCAATGAAACCTGCTAGGGAACAGTAAAGTATAAATAATTTTGGAGATTCCTCAATTTTGGATTTTAGCATAGCCTGATATGGTTAATCTATTATTTAAGAAATAGCAAAAACGATACCATAATGCCTAACTCTTTCAAATAATTTTATTATCTCATGAGTTTCTAAGGAAAGGTTCTCATATCGACCATTACATGTGAAAGTCTTTTTTTATTTTTGAAAAATTACTTGAATTTATCGACTCTCCAGGATTCCACGCTCCGTTTTAGTATTGATCTGGCGCCCCAAAAGTAGTCTAACCGCATCTTCTAAACAGGGACTCATGAAGGGATAACCAGCCGACAATAGCTTTTGAGGTTTAACAACTCCATTGGATTCACTAATCGTGTCGGCGAAGTCTCCAAGTGCTAGTTCCATGAATCTGGGCCCAAATCTCAAAAAAATCTGATTTTCTTGTATTTTTGAAATTATTTTAAAAAAATCTGAGGATTTTGCAGGGTTGGGAGACACCATGTTAATGGGACCACGCATGGTAGTGTTATCAATTGCATACATGATTCCTCCTATGACATCTTCAATAGAAACCCAATTAAAAATGTTACTTCCGTTACCAAACGTAATACCAGTTTTTAAGCAGGAAGCAAGATCAAGTATTTTCAAGATTCCACCTTTTGGAGACAATATGAGACCAAACCGTGCATTTACTACTCTGATACCTATAGATTCTACAGATTTGGCACGGTCTTCCCAGTCGACACACAGGTTTGCTAGGAACCCGTGTCCTGGCATGGATTCCTCCGTGACAACTTCTTCACCTCGACTTCCATAATATCCAATTGCCGAAGCACACAACAGCGTTGAAGGGGGTTTTTTAAGGTTCTTAATACCATCGCAGAGTAGTTCGGTCGTCTTGACACGGCTATCGTGTATTCGTTTTTTCTTTTTCTTTGACCATCTACCTCCTATACTTTCTCCAGATAAATGGATTATAGTGTCAAATCCTTCTAGGTCATTATGGGCCACTATTC
This Candidatus Nitrosocosmicus oleophilus DNA region includes the following protein-coding sequences:
- the uvsE gene encoding UV DNA damage repair endonuclease UvsE — translated: MSEQISNIISKIKSEDMKIGYPCINQSLGKKTISTFRLSSYSEENLVKAVSYNLDVLREILRYNIHHNFLFFRISSDIIPFASHPICKFDWENYFEKDLISIGQIVKENKIRISMHPDQFVILNSPNKEVVKAGLREINYQIAFLNTMNLDNTAKIQIHVGGTYNDKIASSDRFIKNYNTLLTDAVKSRLVIENDDFRFSLNDCLKIYDKTNVPVLLDVFHHECFNDGQSVQNAITSAGKTWNKNKDGIIMMDYSNQEPNSRKGKHASTLDETKFKNFLYSTIDFSYDLMLEIKDKEKSAARAQQIHKELLNLDSR
- a CDS encoding TIGR01777 family oxidoreductase, with translation MKHLADNSSNTSIFIKRVEIPFPVHDVFNYHARNKAIDRLIPPWGLLKIIKRNNGLGIGETCILELQCGPFKLRWIAKHFGYVQDQVFQDEMIRGPLKSWRHTHSFTPNALGGCMLEDKIEYSLPYGFNRFNILRKQLNKTLKEMFSYRHRILQNDMKLWELLKENKGKRILITGSTGLIGSALIPLLEAAGEHKISRLIRPSSKYSDNGNSSNFRVWDPETGIVAHNDLEGFDTIIHLSGESIGGRWSKKKKKRIHDSRVKTTELLCDGIKNLKKPPSTLLCASAIGYYGSRGEEVVTEESMPGHGFLANLCVDWEDRAKSVESIGIRVVNARFGLILSPKGGILKILDLASCLKTGITFGNGSNIFNWVSIEDVIGGIMYAIDNTTMRGPINMVSPNPAKSSDFFKIISKIQENQIFLRFGPRFMELALGDFADTISESNGVVKPQKLLSAGYPFMSPCLEDAVRLLLGRQINTKTERGILESR